In Glandiceps talaboti chromosome 14, keGlaTala1.1, whole genome shotgun sequence, a single genomic region encodes these proteins:
- the LOC144445629 gene encoding uncharacterized protein LOC144445629 produces MGTEGDLLREFYLLVDDRLGETELRKLKCLLTDEQVPRRAKESKDNAFEIFQILEDRGHISRNNLSLLKTLLGNIDRSLVQDVEKLERLLQGGERVHLTDGKLRGSNAADLTASSALSSAAVHREITRGMQGSGGNGQSSTSLQYHLDRLNLNPERQPDSIANCQKRLRSYYKKLSVINPLPWWDGAEALKLKDVYTDLQIQTRSRQSVPFQREEIFTTVDDEGEKRLRILIEGDPGYGKSTFCVKLAYDWASGKIDYLNDFQFVFLLDVERLRDYHLDNEGSDLVDAIASLLFLGKLDEECKADLRKFIQQHESEVCVIFDGLDEVDISELPVYFREIIEFGHITLSDSVVIVTSRKIRDKNPKQRYDTQLLIRGFTIDMAKEFVEKHINAVESDMSAEAFFRQLNISPNRARLLNLIESPLNVLLLSDIWVKDCELPRTNTELYIQIVESIKQRFSDESDAFDINAMSKNEDLLFLGEISYRKLIHSGYNMTLTAEDISKYPHISKLGFLTRAKQAKSTASIKFAFFHLTFLEFFAAIYVASICSKDQLMFSSLMETLKSRHMAVIFIAGLLKDRVVEVFKLMAPRRMDKLLPEECLLESGCETDEALRSYASIMSEYMYFHIDVLTTNAEIELLRIIASVLGLSKFDINTRGLRLTLATIDRNVVELARDMIYNASTREHIHIFLKIHYKTSTKAYYNLKSLLSSLNTRKIKIKQVEFTDHSDYRSARIKFVFFLYDGIVNAMSSINVDEVSYILPLISLPFVGHVGKLVDASKICTDVTFKCKSQETAMSSVIYKLTVKVGGENLTFQFNVGKLNLNVDDFLAVLTGSRAVDNENLDLNLEIVCNSTQEGFATDIGETCEKLRSVGKISVEIRDRSEHCKSLDDDTRLRIISAIESLTSTNIVHFTYDNLPVVDCAFTETVVDRLYSQPYLSVIEFALNREIECEFIEDLAAILQRSDLVPCHISMSDEDGAQVSFKSTDRENAKPGKDLKITGCLGYPTIVGISSECESLKEFEYHRTVFTTWQQSIDVARFLKPNTRLAILKLLNFKIDYIESEVFNQLVDCIIGFEHLRQLRIGVLDIKGDVDVQESWKKLFAKSSLQEMAVWISKDWNINDSKILLRLREVDSLRNTLLKATIICTKGKTPIDLTCLLEGGFVLLDRGRCTQRNLRGRNIHIQFGILEIAKIEIQKEEQIENK; encoded by the exons ATGGGAACGGAAGGAGACCTATTACGGGAATTTTATCTACTAGTTGATGATAGGTTAGGTGAAACAGAGCTACGGAAACTTAAATGTTTACTGACTGATGAACAAGTCCCAAGACGAGCCAAGGAGTCAAAAGACAACGCCTTCGAAATTTTCCAAATATTAGAAGACAGGGGACATATTTCTCGAAATAATCTCAGTCTTCTGAAAACACTTCTTGGAAATATAGACCGGTCGCTTGTACAGGATGTTGAAAAATTGGAGAGGCTGTTACAAGGAGGTGAACGGGTACATTTGACAGATGGCAAACTACGAG GGTCAAATGCAGCTGACCTTACTGCTAGTAGTGCATTGAGTTCAGCAGCTGTACACAGAGAAATTACCAGAGGCATGCAGGGCAGTGGTGGAAACGGTCAGTCTAGCACCAGCTTACAGTATCACTTGGATAGACTAAACCTAAATCCCGAGCGACAGCCAG ATTCCATTGCAAACTGTCAAAAACGACTACGAAGCTACTACAAGAAGCTATCCGTTATCAATCCTTTACCATGGTGGGATGGAGCAGAAGCATTGAAACTTAAAGACGTCTACACCGACTTGCAGATACAAACCAGAAGTCGTCAGAGTGTACCATTTCAGCGAGAAGAAATCTTCACTACGGTAGACGATGAAGGTGAAAAGAGACTTCGTATCTTAATCGAGGGTGATCCAGGCTACGGGAAATCAACTTTTTGCGTAAAGTTAGCGTATGACTGGGCTAGCGGTAAAATAGACTATCTAAACGATTTTCAATTCGTTTTTCTTTTAGATGTAGAACGTCTTCGTGATTATCACTTGGACAATGAGGGCAGTGACCTTGTAGATGCAATTGCTTCTTTACTGTTCTTAGGTAAGTTGGATGAAGAATGCAAAGCCGATTTAAGGAAATTCATTCAACAACATGAATCTGAAGTATGTGTAATATTTGATGGCCTTGATGAGGTAGATATAAGTGAACTACCAGTTTACTTTCGTGAAATTATAGAATTTGGTCACATAACATTGTCTGACAGTGTAGTTATCGTAACGTCGAGAAAAATCAGAGATAAAAACCCAAAACAAAGGTACGACACTCAACTACTCATCAGGGGCTTCACCATTGATATGGCAAAGGAATTTGTTGAGAAGCATATCAATGCTGTAGAATCAGACATGTCGGCTGAAGCATTCTTCAGACAACTTAACATCTCCCCAAATCGCGCGAGATTGTTAAATTTAATAGAGAGTCCCTTGAATGTACTACTTTTAAGTGACATTTGGGTTAAGGATTGTGAATTGCCTCGTACGAATACAGAGCTTTATATCCAAATAGTTGAATCTATAAAGCAAAGATTCTCAGATGAAAGTGATGCTTTTGATATCAATGCCATGTCTAAAAATGAAGATTTACTTTTCCTTGGGGAAATTTCTTACAGGAAGCTTATACATTCTGGCTATAATATGACCTTGACAGCCGAAGACATTTCGAAATATCCACATATTTCGAAATTGGGTTTCTTGACAAGGGCAAAACAGGCAAAGTCTACAGCATCaataaagtttgcattttttCATTTAACCTTTCTTGAATTTTTTGCTGCCATATATGTCGCCAGCATCTGTAGCAAAGACCAATTAATGTTTTCTAGCTTAATGGAAACATTGAAAAGTCGACACATGGCAGTGATTTTCATAGCTGGTCTTTTGAAAGATAGGGTAGTagaagtgtttaaattaatgGCGCCAAGGAGAATGGATAAGCTATTACCGGAGGAATGTTTACTAGAGAGTGGTTGTGAAACAGATGAAGCGCTAAGATCGTATGCTTCCATTATGTCagaatatatgtatttccatATCGATGTCCTTACAACCAACGCCGAAATCGAACTACTTCGTATTATTGCATCAGTTTTAGGGCTTTCCAAATTCGATATCAACACCCGTGGGCTTAGACTAACTCTTGCTACGATTGATCGTAATGTTGTCGAGTTAGCTAGAGATATGATATACAACGCGAGTACAAGGGAGCATATCCACATATTTCTAAAGATCCACTACAAAACAAGTACAAAGGCGTATTACAACTTGAAAAGTCTGTTATCGTCCTTAAACACGCGGAAAATAAAGATCAAGCAGGTCGAGTTTACAGATCACTCGGACTACAGATCTGCACGAATCAAATTCGTTTTCTTCCTTTATGATGGCATTGTGAATGCAATGTCATCAATTAATGTCGATGAGGTGTCATACATTTTGCCGCTGATCAGTTTACCTTTTGTTGGACACGTTGGGAAGCTCGTTGACGCGTCAAAAATCTGTACCGACGTGACATTTAAGTGTAAAAGTCAAGAAACGGCAATGTCGTCCGTGATTTATAAGTTAACGGTCAAAGTTGGCGGTGAAAATCTGACGTTTCAATTCAACGTAGGCAAACTAAATTTGAACGTGGATGACTTTCTGGCAGTGCTTACAGGAAGTCGTGCAGTTGACAACGAGAATCTCGATTTAAATCTGGAGATAGTATGTAACTCGACTCAAGAAGGTTTTGCCACGGATATTGGTGAAACGTGCGAGAAGCTACGCTCTGTAGGTAAAATTTCTGTGGAAATCAGAGATCGTTCAGAACACTGCAAATCGCTCGATGACGATACGCGTCTTCGTATCATAAGTGCAATCGAAAGCTTAACATCAACTAATATAGTTCACTTTACTTACGATAACCTCCCTGTCGTTGATTGTGCGTTTACCGAAACCGTTGTTGACAGGCTGTACAGTCAGCCATATCTGAGCGTTATCGAATTCGCACTGAACAGAGAAATTGAATGTGAATTTATAGAGGATTTAGCCGCAATTCTACAACGCTCCGATCTGGTCCCATGTCACATCAGCATGTCAGATGAGGATGGGGCGCAAGTGTCTTTCAAATCAACCGACCGCGAAAATGCAAAACCAGGAAAGGATCTCAAAATCACCGGTTGTTTGGGATATCCTACAATAGTCGGTATTTCAAGTGAATGTGAATCTCTAAAGGAATTTGAATACCATAGAACTGTTTTTACAACGTGGCAGCAAAGTATTGATGTAGCTAGATTCCTAAAACCAAACACACGTCTAGCAATTCTCAAATTACTGAATTTCAAAATCGATTACATAGAATCAGAAGTGTTCAATCAATTAGTTGATTGTATCATTGGGTTTGAACACTTACGGCAGTTAAGAATCGGCGTGTTAGACATTAAGGGTGACGTTGACGTACAGGAATCGTGGAAGAAATTATTTGCAAAGTCATCGTTACAAGAGATGGCTGTATGGATATCCAAAGATTGGAATATCAATGACAGTAAGATATTGCTGCGATTGAGGGAAGTTGATTCACTGCGAAACACCCTTCTCAAAGCTACAATCATATGCACGAAGGGAAAGACTCCTATAGATTTGACATGCCTACTTGAAGGAGGCTTCGTTCTTCTTGATCGTGGCCGTTGCACACAACGAAACTTAAGAGGAAGGAATATCCACATTCAATTTGGTATTCTGGAAATTGCAAAAATCGAAATTCAGAAAGAAGAACAAATAGAAAATAAGTAA